A section of the Roseivirga sp. BDSF3-8 genome encodes:
- a CDS encoding alpha/beta fold hydrolase, with amino-acid sequence MQPLKTTLLPVYCIGGLGVDERVFQHYHFPGDKIVLPYFTPQAGDDICSYADKLAERITHDHFILLGISFGGILAQQIALAKKPAALILISSIQSYRQIPRVYRVAMKLGGSRGLRLAWKTDIPFTRNYFFTAREKTHRRTLQRIYEATDFDLVAWSLPLIMKWEGVDLPDDLPKLILHGCRDKFFPVGRRADIDECIEGAGHFMVVSHHKKVRTSLEEFLSTR; translated from the coding sequence ATGCAACCGCTGAAAACTACTCTACTGCCGGTATATTGTATTGGCGGATTGGGAGTGGATGAGCGGGTATTTCAGCACTATCACTTTCCGGGTGATAAGATCGTGCTTCCTTATTTCACACCACAAGCGGGAGATGACATCTGTAGCTATGCGGATAAGCTGGCTGAGAGGATTACTCACGATCACTTCATCCTACTGGGAATCAGTTTCGGTGGCATACTTGCCCAGCAAATAGCCTTGGCTAAAAAGCCTGCGGCATTAATCCTTATCAGCTCCATACAATCCTACCGGCAGATACCACGGGTTTACCGTGTGGCGATGAAGCTGGGAGGCAGCAGAGGCTTGCGGCTTGCGTGGAAGACTGACATCCCTTTCACACGAAATTACTTCTTCACAGCCAGGGAAAAGACTCATCGCAGGACGCTGCAGAGGATCTATGAGGCGACTGACTTTGATCTGGTGGCCTGGTCGCTACCCCTTATCATGAAGTGGGAGGGTGTGGATTTGCCTGATGATCTGCCGAAACTGATCTTACACGGCTGTAGAGATAAGTTTTTTCCCGTCGGCAGGCGGGCAGATATCGATGAGTGCATTGAGGGGGCAGGGCACTTTATGGTGGTAAGTCACCACAAAAAGGTCCGTACAAGTCTGGAAGAGTTTTTAAGTACCAGGTAG
- a CDS encoding HAD family hydrolase has product MSKSLALFDFDGTVTRGDSFMRMIRYVVGWPRFLAGMAVLSPVLVAYKAKLIPNWRAKEIVLAHFFKTWRQEKFNDRCEKFARNVIPHMVRPAAIEQIKQHQEQGHKVVLVSASAENWLSCWAEEMDIDLIATRVELKEGRVTGKLEGRNCYGPEKESRIREEIDLAKYDHIYAYGDSKGDREMLAMAKTAHYRPFRNKQAG; this is encoded by the coding sequence GTGAGTAAGAGCCTCGCCTTATTTGATTTCGATGGTACCGTTACGCGAGGTGATTCCTTTATGCGGATGATCCGCTATGTTGTAGGCTGGCCCCGTTTCCTTGCAGGTATGGCGGTGCTCAGTCCCGTACTGGTGGCCTACAAAGCAAAGCTTATTCCGAACTGGCGAGCCAAGGAGATTGTACTGGCCCATTTCTTCAAAACATGGCGACAGGAGAAATTTAACGATCGCTGTGAGAAATTTGCGCGTAATGTGATCCCGCACATGGTACGTCCCGCGGCAATCGAGCAAATCAAACAGCACCAGGAGCAAGGCCATAAGGTTGTTCTCGTGTCTGCTTCTGCGGAAAACTGGCTCAGTTGCTGGGCTGAAGAGATGGACATAGACCTGATTGCCACACGGGTAGAACTAAAAGAGGGCCGGGTGACCGGCAAACTGGAAGGCCGGAACTGCTATGGGCCGGAAAAGGAAAGCCGTATTCGTGAGGAAATAGATCTGGCCAAATACGATCATATTTATGCCTATGGTGACAGCAAGGGTGACCGTGAAATGCTGGCCATGGCAAAAACTGCACATTATCGCCCTTTTCGCAATAAACAGGCAGGCTAA
- the rnhA gene encoding ribonuclease HI → MQITMYTDGSSLGNPGPGGYGVVLMAGPHRKEISEGFRKTTNNRMELLAVIVGLEALKKPGQEVTVYSDSKYVVDAVTKGWLWGWKKKNFKGKKNPDLWKRFIDIYNQHDVKLKWVKGHAGIPENERCDELAVSSAEGGNLLVDEGYESAEG, encoded by the coding sequence ATGCAGATCACGATGTACACAGACGGGTCCTCATTGGGAAACCCCGGGCCGGGAGGCTACGGGGTAGTACTGATGGCCGGCCCGCACCGTAAGGAAATTTCCGAAGGCTTTCGCAAAACCACTAATAACCGCATGGAACTGCTGGCGGTGATTGTGGGCCTGGAAGCACTGAAAAAGCCCGGACAGGAGGTGACTGTGTACTCGGATAGTAAGTATGTGGTGGATGCGGTAACGAAAGGCTGGCTCTGGGGATGGAAGAAGAAGAACTTTAAAGGCAAGAAGAACCCGGACCTGTGGAAACGGTTTATAGATATCTATAACCAGCACGATGTGAAGCTGAAGTGGGTGAAAGGCCATGCAGGTATACCGGAAAACGAGCGCTGCGATGAGCTGGCGGTATCCAGTGCCGAAGGTGGAAACTTACTGGTAGACGAAGGATACGAATCTGCTGAAGGATAG